Within the Bacillus sp. FSL K6-3431 genome, the region CTTCTTATTACTAATCGGGGCAGAAAATGTACAAGCTGTTCAGAATGAAAATGAAGTAAATGAGCCAGATACTGAGCCAGATACTGAGCCAGATACTGATTATGTTACAAATCAAATAAATAACTTAGGACTTGAGGAATTAACAGAGTACTGGGATGCGATCGTCACAGAATATGGAAGTTATTTGCCCGAAAGTCAGAGAGGAACACTACTAGAATTTGTGAAAGGGGAGAAAACCTTTTCAATTGAAGGGTGGCTCAGAGGTTTCATTGCATTTGCTTTTCAGGAAGTTGTGATGAATGCAAAGCTACTTGGAGCAATTATTATGCTTTCTATTTTCAGTGCTATTTTACAATCCTTACACAATGCTTTTGAAAATGGGGCAGTAAGCAAAATTGCTTATTCGGTTATTTTTATGGTGTTGATTATTATGGCATTAAATAGTTTTCGCATTGCTGCTGATTATGCAGTAAGTGCCATCGATGCGATGAGCCAATTCATTTTTGCGCTACTGCCACTAGTTCTCGCCCTCATTGCTTCATCAGGAGGTGTGGCGTCATCGACGTTCTTTCATCCGGTTTTAATATTTCTTATTAATGTGAGCGGCATTGTTATTAAAAATATTGTGCTACCTCTTTTGTTCCTCTCCACCCTACTTAGTATAACAAGCGCTTTAAGTGGTCAATTTAAAGTCACGCAACTTTCAGGTTTATTACAAAAAGCAAGTGTAGGTGTACTTGGAATTTTTGTGACTATATTACTAGGTGTTATCTCTGTACAAGGAACTGCAACCGCTGTTGCGGACGGTGTTGCGATAAAAACAGCAAAATTTGTTGCGGGAAACGCTATCCCTGTTGTTGGACGCATGTTTACTGATGCAGCAGATACGGTAATAACAGCATCATTACTCCTGAAAAATACTGTTGGAATCGCAGGTGCAGCAATCGTTTTATTAATTGCCGTTTTTCCGGCAATAAAAATACTAGTCATTTCATTCATGTATAAACTAGCGGCTGCATTTATGCAACCGCTTGGGGATGGTCCTGTAATTGAATGTCTAAATATTGTTAGTAAAAACATGTTATATATCTTTGCTTCACTTGCGATTATCTCATTCATGTTTTTTCTAAGTATCACAATACTCGTCGCTTCGGGGAATATTACAATGATGATCAGATAATACGAACTTCATTAAGCATTATATCTTATTGGTATTGTGAGAAAAGTTTAGATTTCGATGATCTAGACTAGGTCACTTTTTAGTTCTACTCGTTTATTTAAAGGAGGAAGTAGCATGCCATTTTTAAGTGATTGGATTTTAAATATTATTATATTTTTGTTGCTTGCAATGGTTATCGATATGCTACTCCCGAGTTCAACTATGAAAAAATACGCAAAGCTTGTTATTGGTTTACTTCTAATCGGGATGATTCTATCCCCGATTTATAAGATAATGTCTATGGATTTTGATCTTGTATTAAAATCGTTATCTCCAACAGTAAATGAAAATATTCAAA harbors:
- the spoIIIAE gene encoding stage III sporulation protein AE, which gives rise to MKSLKLILLACFLLLIGAENVQAVQNENEVNEPDTEPDTEPDTDYVTNQINNLGLEELTEYWDAIVTEYGSYLPESQRGTLLEFVKGEKTFSIEGWLRGFIAFAFQEVVMNAKLLGAIIMLSIFSAILQSLHNAFENGAVSKIAYSVIFMVLIIMALNSFRIAADYAVSAIDAMSQFIFALLPLVLALIASSGGVASSTFFHPVLIFLINVSGIVIKNIVLPLLFLSTLLSITSALSGQFKVTQLSGLLQKASVGVLGIFVTILLGVISVQGTATAVADGVAIKTAKFVAGNAIPVVGRMFTDAADTVITASLLLKNTVGIAGAAIVLLIAVFPAIKILVISFMYKLAAAFMQPLGDGPVIECLNIVSKNMLYIFASLAIISFMFFLSITILVASGNITMMIR